GCATTCACCCCACCCCGGCCCTCTCCTCGCCGCTACCGGGCCCGGCCGGAGCGCCGGCCCCACGGCTCTCCCTCAGCGGGGAGCGGGTGCTGAGGGGCGACACCGGGGGCGCAACCGCGGGCACGGGCACCCCCGGACGCGGGCAGGCTGTGGGGAGGGACGGGCCGCCTTCCGGCCCCTCGGCGGGCGTTTCCCCGCCGTTGTTAGAGCAGGGGAAGGGCCGGTCGGAACGCTGCTGCGGCTGGCGGAGGTTGAGGTGGTGAGTCTGAGCCTGTCCCTTCCTGCCTGCGTTTTGAAATAGTTACGGCCGCAGCAAAGCTCCTGGGGACAGTCGGTAGCGGTTCCCGCTCTCTAATCTGCAGATGGAGGCTTTGTTTGAGTCACAAAAGTAGCTTTTGAGGCAGGTCTGACTCCTGTACAAGCGTTTGGGGAAGCTTATTAATGAGGAGTGCGTTGAGATGCCCTCAAGACTAGGTTGAGATTGCCCAGGGCACTTTTCTCTGAAGTGAAATCTGCTCTTCATTGAGCTTTGCCACAGATGCCCTGAAGTGCCTTGGTCTTGTCATCTCTTCCTGCTGCCATCCAGGCTGTGATGGGCGAGTGGTGGTACCAGGTGCTGCAGCTGGTTACGTGGACAGAATTTGGGCTGTAGCATTGAGGCCTGGCTTCTGAATTTAATGATATAAGAGTTTAACGTGACTTATCTTAGTTTAACGGTGACTTTATCTTAGTTTAATAAAGTTCCTAAATAATTGGCAGTGTTGAAGTACTCATGTactaaatttcattttcacattctcaggtgtgttttgtgtgtttctttgtgttgtagttttttagggttttgtttgtggtggtttttttttttaattttgagtgaTAGACATTCACAGTCATTATAAAACCAACTGTTGAGACACAAGGCTGTTCTCTGAAGCATAACTTTTGGTCACTGCCTCTGAACAGATCAAACTTGCTGTTTACAGCAAGTGGGTTGTAAATTTTCATCTCTCACTGTCAGGCTCAAGCTCTTCAGTTGGACAGTTCTATCTCCTTCCAGGGTTTCTCCTTTTTCCAGAGGTAAGGAGCATAAGATGACCTTCTCTGCTTCTGTAGTTTGATACTTACCGCTCAACTAAACAAATGAATGGACGCGTACAAGCAGCACAGTGCTGATATTACCTCTCTAGGCTAGTGAGTgcagtttattaattttttttaaaaaatatattaaaatcttCCTAAATAAAGGTTATGTTTTTGGAAACAGGCAAGATCTTAATTTAGAAGCTCCTTGAACAGTTTCTAAAACAAGGCCCACACCATTCAGTGCATCATAGTATTTAACAACAGACTAAACCTGCCTGTCATGACTTGTACTATGTAATGTGAAGTATTTCCACTTTTTAATCTACTAAAATTCTTCTATTTCCAGCTTATACTTATATTTCAATTATAAAAgcgtggttggttggttgttttttttttttgtcaataaatGACCTGGTGGATTTATCCGATGAAATTGTCTAAAATTAGTGGGTCCAGTGCTTGACTCAAATGAGGTTAGTTCTTGCTTGTTGCATCATTTGCTGCTGTACACAGAGAGGTAATGCTTAATGTAAACACTTTGAACTCTTTTGTCATAAATTGATCTCTTTGGCTAACTGGATTGATGTCCCCGTTCTTCTGAACATGGGGTGAAAAACACTTCTGAGTTTATCACCCACGTTCTAATAGTTTCCCAGAGCTGCGTGCAGtatttcttaaaatcttttagcttgaaaaagacctttaagatcattgagtccaactgcaaagctaacactgccaagtccatcactaaaccatgtccctaggtgccatatctacatgtcttttaaatacctccagggatggtgactgagCCACTTCCCcaggtagcctgttccaatgcttaacaacctGTTCAGTGACAAAATTttgcctaatatccaatctaaatctcccttggcacaacttgaggccatttcctcttgccctatcccttgttatttgggagaagagaccgcccCCCACCTCAAccccttccaggtagttgtagagagcgataaggtcttccctcagtcccttttctttaggctaaacaactccagttccctcagctgctcctcagaagacctgtgctccagacccttcaccagcttcattgcccttctttggatgtgctccagcacttcagtgtctcTCttagggcccaaaactgaacacagtatttgaggtggggcctcaccagtgctgattaccgggggatgatcacttccctagtgcTGCTTGCCACAACattgatacaagccaggatgctgttggccttcttggccacttgggcctgctgctggctcatattcagccagctgtcgatcaacacccccaggttTTTTTCCACCATGTAGCTTTCCGgccacttttccccaagcctgtacccctgcatggggttgttgtggcccaagcgcaggacctgacacttggccctgttgaacctctcataccattggccttggcccatggatccagcctgtctggatccctctgtagagcctaccctcaagcagatcaacactcccacccaacttggtgctGTCTGCAAGCTTAttgagggtgccctcaatccccttgtccagatcattgataaaagtGTTAAACAGAGCTGCCCCAATACTGAGCGCTGGGGAAccccacttgtgaccggccgccggttggatttaactccattcaccacaactccttgggcccagccatccagccagtttttttaccatTTCAGGCACAGCTGCACCAAACTTGGGCTGAGAAGCACTACGGTCTTGTGAGACCTCATGTTTCTCTATATGCAGGCTGACAGGTCTCTTCAAGCGAAAGAGTTGTACCTTCTGTATTCTGTATGGCTGCCTCCCAAGCATGGCTGAGAAAAACTTAGAAAATAGCAATGCACGCATTggcaattttttttgtcttctctagTATGATATTCTGATATGGCAATCTTCAGAACAGAATTAGAAAAGAAACGGGCTTTCTTCTCACTGTGTGTAGCTACGCAGTAGTCTGTTGTTACCTCGTCTTGATTAGGATTGAATTCTACCCGAGAGAATCACAGGTAGTGGTTTGCTGGGAGTGCTGCCTTGCAGGCCATGCAAAGTAAACTTTTTAGTTTACTTTAAATAGGCCATATCCTGAAAACTATAAATTATTTCAGAGAACAGTTATTAACAGATACTGTTTATGCTGGGTAGTGGAACTTCTAATCAATAACTCATAGTTTAATAATAACTTGTATGAGTGTTTTTACAGAGGTAAGAAAAAGGCTGAAGTTATGCACAACCCTTGTCTGCAGCTTGAAAGCAAACTACCTTTATTGTCAGCTGTCTTCATAAATAACTAGATGTTAGGAGTTCATATTCATTTGTTGAAGTGTTGTTGGAGGCCAAACATCTCAGATAGCTTGTGGTTAGTGAATGCAATGAAGAGAACTCCAGTGTTGTTAAATGATGCGCAGTTGCATTTCATAGGCTATTTTTAGTTCGGGAcataatagggttttttttatacgTCAGAAGAACGTTGTATATGCACGTAGGATTTAAAAGTGTGGAGTTAGCAGGGGAAATCGGTAACGCTGTCTGTAGACAGAGAAGGACATAACCATGGAATATCCTTTTATGATCCAGATGCTTGGTACAGCATGTCCTGTGTCTGATACAAAGCAAGGTAAAATGTCtgtcttttaattaaaaccaaaaaacctaactgcttttttttttcctgaatattggATTGATTGACCATGTAAGAGTTACTTTGCTTAATTTTACTCCCTGTTTTTTTAAGGATGAATCCAAGTTAGGGACTTCAGTCTTGCTTTTTAGGATTCTAACAGAAAATACAGTAACTTCAGGCAAACTATCTAAGAAATCATTAGAACTGTGCTATGACTCTGATTAGAATTGCATTTCTgaccagataattttttttttttttagctataaaaTTAATACTTAgtttaaatttcaaaatgttgACATTCTTGTGACTGCAGGTGAAGCTTAACTTCATCCTATTTCAGGAAACTTGCTGCAGATACTTCCTGTAAAGTTCAAAATCAAGGATGGAAGGAATCTGGTTTGCACAACATTTGCTTTGGGCATAATATAGGATTTTAGCAGTGTGGATTGCTTGCAttagataaaaataaatcatagaggTGTATGAGACTTTTAGAAACAACATTAGACAGGGTCTACCTTACTTTGATCCAGTAGCAGTGTTGAGGTCTCTCTGTTTGCATTTCAGTGAATGACTCAGCTTTTTGTGTTTCTACCATCAACCATAGTTGAACGCTAAAGGTATCTTCCCAGCTAAAAAGCAGCAGTTAATTTGAAAGCTTCACTTCTACCCTGATTATTAGTGTTATAACATGTAAACTaccacttttatttcatttgacaGCTCAAGGGAAGTAATGAAATTAGTATATTTGTGATACATGAAACTATATAAAGATTCTAGGAGaatatataaatgttttaaaaggctgataatagtttttaaattctgaagattgtttcttttaaattatgtcattaattcatttttaaaagagtaTGCTTGCATTTGCATATGTATTGTGTAATAGTTTCACTGTGTAAGAGAATAGCAATGTAGCGCTTTTGAACCACGTCAGTGTCCTTTTTCTAACACATACAATCCTCTAGTTGACTTTGAAAGCACTTTCATGGGAGTTCTTTAGCAGATTTCTCCCAGCTCCGGCACCATCCAGTGATCTTCACAAAAACATTAGGCTCTCGTCAGGGTCATTCTACATCCTGAGACATAGTGCTCTTTTAAGAGCAGCTATTCTAAATGCTATTAAGACCCTAAAATACCTTTTTTGCCTCCCAAATGTTAGTTTAGCATCCGGTTTGATTTATTTAATCACTACATACTATGCTGGGTTAGCAGCCCGTATCCTTCTATGTAGTAGGTCAACAGTGCCTCCTAAACTGCTAAGTATGTAGTCATCTTAATTTGTGGACAGTGCAGAGAGAGTATTAAATCAGCAATACAAGCACTACATGACTTTCATTTCaagaaatatgatttattttttaatgtagactATTGTTGGCCTACAGTGCCAGTCCCTCAATCCTGAAAGACATTATGCTTAATAGCAAGTGAATTCCAAATGAAAGAGAATACAGCAggagatattaaaataaaagtgtaCTTTGGGGCATTTGCTTATAACGTGGAACTGGATATTCCTTTATCTGTCTCTCCCCCGGGGACTTGTGATCTGATTTCAATAAGGCTAAATCATGGATATGTTTCTGTCTCCCTAGAACCAACAGCCAACATGTCTAGCAAAAGGGCAAAGACGAAGACCACCAAGAAGCGGCCTCAGCGTGCCACTTCCAATGTCTTTGCAATGTTTGATCAGTCGCAGATTCAAGAGTTCAAGGAGGCCTTCAACATGATTGACCAGAACAGGGACGGATTCATTGACAAAGAGGACTTGCACGATATGCTCGCCTCCCTTGGTAAGGTCCCTTTTCTGTTTACGGTTGCCAAGCAAATTTGTGCTATTACAATTAAAATAGTGAGTTTGGGATAGGTTATGAGAGGTGTCTCAGTTTGTATTAGGCTGTTGAGATTCCTTTCTCTTTTAGGTTGAAAGCTAAGCCAAATATGAATGCCTTTATTTGTAGGAAAGAATCCAACGGATGAATACCTAGATGCCATGATGAATGAGGCTCCAGGCCCCATAAACTTCACCATGTTCCTCACAATGTTTGGTGAGAAGTTAAATGGCACCGATCCGGAAGATGTAATCAGGAATGCTTTTGCTTGCTTTGATGAAGAAGCAACAGGTATGTGGGTAAAATAACCATGTACATGTATTATTTCTACTCACTTTTGTAACAGTAAATACTGGTATTCATAGAAGTGGTGATGaatttttttaactctgaaaattctgattTCTGCAAACTAAAAATCATGCCATGTATCCTCAGCAGCTGAAATTACCTTTTCAAACGCTATAAAACGTCAAGCCCCAAAGTTCTGGCACTTTGGTTGTGTTGATCAAGACAggagggggggcggggagcagggGTGGGAGGAAACATGTTGATTGGGAACCAGGGTCCTAAATTATTCTAAACTTAAAATTCAGCTCTGGGGCAACTTTTGTAATGGGGATCCTTGTCTTCAAAGTTGTGCTCTTATGAAGAACTCGTTTTCTGTCAGCAACTTGTATCCACCTTCCGTATGTTAAGCTGCACTtaaaggagaaggaaattaaTACAAGAAAAGCCTTGTGTGACTCACAAGAGTGGTGATAAAGTTATTTATAAGGCTGTTTGTTTAATAACCAAGGCCGACAATGTAGTCTTTGCAACCAATTTAGTAAATCTTTGGAATATTTCAAACTTCCCTGTGTTTCATGCACTTGTTGGATATTGGTGGTCAAGTTCCATCATTGTTTTTCTTAGTGGTTTTCACTAGGAATGTTCTGTACAAATGGATCCCCTTTTGTGCCAAATGTAGAGTTGTGAGATAGACGGCACCCAGTACTACTGGGAGTACAACCCTGCTGTTGGGAAGAAGGTCCAATATGTATACTGACGAATTCATGTATTCTTTGAAACAACACAGGCAAATCATAGAACGGCCTTTACTTGAAGTAGTGGGACTGTGCAAATCAACTAAGAGGCTTGACTTAATTGAATGCTTGCAATTATTTGGCAATTATAGTAATAGGCTTTAatggctttctttttatttggcaACAAAGACTGTAGGTGGTCTTAATTGAAACAAATAATTCAAAGAAATTATCATCCATCTATTAGCAGATAAATGCAAAAATTCCTTTATCTTATGTCATCCTCTTATATTGTGTCCTAGGGTTCATTCAGGAAGACTACCTGCGGGAGCTGCTGACCACGATGGGAGACAGGTTCACAGACGAAGAGGTAGATGAGCTGTACAGAGAGGCACCCATCGACAAAAAGGGGAATTTCAACTACATTGAATTCACGCGCATCCTGAAACATGGCGCGAAAGACAAGGATGACTGAGCAAATCCCTGGATACCTGCAGATTATCTCTCTCTACTTTACACTTATGTTTATTTTTGAGGGTTTCTTCCTGATAGAACTTCTTGCATGCATTTAGCTTTACAGCTTTTGCCTTTCTCGATGTATTTATCTATTCCAGGCCATTTAGGCACACTTGCACCTGTGTAATCAGACTGGATGGGGAAAATATTGTGAGGAGAAGGATATGGGGACAAAGATCCATGGACTTGATAGTCCAGGAAAATAATCTCAATGTTTCTGGTCTAGctggatttttacatttttgtaataAATGCCATTTTGAAATAAAGATTGCTATATAGAAAAAATACCTCAATTCTTTTGTGAAGAATGACATATTTCTATTATGCATTTACAAATGCAGGTGTATTAATTGTGTTTTACTCGCAATTGGAAATCAAGCTGGAAAACTTATTTTCATACTGTTTTGTGCAGTATCACAGTTCTGAAATGCTCCTACCAGTATGTGCTggtgtcttttaaaatgcagctgtacAAATCTCTTATCTCAGGTTTTTGAAGTGGGATCTGACTGGTGTAAGCAGTTAGCCAAAGAAATGGTTAGGGAAGACTCTTAAAATTGCCTGACAGCCAGCAGAGAAAAGTTGTGATTCCTAAGCAGATACCATGcccagcttttatttccttttaatagtgATAGCTTTTTAGCAATATTTTAATCTCAAAGTTTGCATCCCTGTTCGTGAAGTTTTTATGCTGGTAGTAAGTGGGAATTAagcatttttcccttctgctgaaGGCAGCTTGTGCAAAGGAATCTGTCTCTGAGATACAGTGTTTGTGCTGGTTCTAATTAACAGTAATACACGGCCAGAAAACCTGCATGCCTTTACTGTTCCGCAGCTTTTAATCTGCATGTGAGAATGAGAGCACAGTAATTCTGAGAAGTTGGTAAAGCCCTATTATGTGCTAAAGCCCCCCTCACTTTTAAAAAGATCATACATTGTCCTCAGCTCCATTGATAAGATGACTTTTAAGCAAGCAAGACTCATTCATTCAGAAATGGCTGTGCTGATGCTGTTGTTTCAAATACCAGGAAAAGACAAAGGGTGTTCTCATAGCTCTTAGCTAAGAGGACACATGTCCTTTCACGTGTCTCATTCTCTTGGGTACTGCAAGCTGAAAAGCATGAGGGGGATTTATCTTACCTACGTATTTATCAATTGAAGTGATGACCTATTATCCAGATACCATGCCCTGAGCTATTTCACATGACTTAAGACCCCAAGGAACAGGAATTTCGCTTCAGCTAAAGGGTTTGTAAAGGCTCGGACAGCTTATGCTGCAAGGAGAGTTTGTCTCACTTCCCATGGGGTAGCATAAAGGCCTGGGTACTTAATCTTGCTTGTGCTCCCAGTATGGTAGTTCTTGAAGATATTCTGGATTTAGCTTCCTTAAACAAGATAACCTGACAAAGTATACTCAGttggcatacttttttttttattattgggcGTTTTCTTCCATTGCTGGGCTTaattaaaatgagttttcagtgttttaatcTGCTAACTGAAACTAagcttcagttttttttttcctcctacccGGACTATGCTCTTTGCTATACTACTTCAGACTGCCGCATCTGCTCCTTTTCACAAAACTTTGTTTTTAacctctcagtgctctccggtgaaGTTGCGGAGGTGTTTCTTCATAGGATGCCTGCAAGGTTCCAGCAACagctaatttttatttatttattttttagaatgTAGTTTACAAGCATGTATGGAAGTTGTCACCTACACTGCCCATGTGACAAAGAGAACAGTGTGGAGATCTAGGAAACATGGTCTTGTTGAAGTGTTGCTAGGTAACAGTAAGCCAAAGAACAGTTACACTGTCACTTCTTTAGACTGATCTTGTCACATCTATGCAATTCAATATTGTGTGCGTATATGGAAGCAGCCTGTGCTAAGGATAGATTTTAGActatcttgattattttttttcctttgaatatcTTAATGGCGTAAGATTCAGAGGATCAATTTTCTTCTGAACACTGGGTCTCCAAGCCATTCTTTTCCTGATCCTGCCTTCTCAGTAAATTCCAGGTGCTGGGCAGCCAATCCACCTGTGTTTTTCTTGCTGGAAATAAGTTCTGAAGTAGTGactttaaaatcataaatatgaGTTACATAAAAAAGAATCTGGCATCCTCCTTCAGAGGAAATTGTCCGCTTCAAAATCTTCTGTACTGCTCCTCTTAATTTCTGAACAGCCAGCTGAAGTGTGGGCTGTAGCTGCTTTGTTCCTTGTCACACTGTGTGGGTGCTGTGCTCTCTGGTCAGGGCATAGGGACAGGAAACCATTTTAATGTAAAGATACCTACTCAGGGAGGCATGGTATTGAGGAAGAATTTCCAAGGATATTTGAGTCTTAACTGATGATGACCTTCCAAGTTCAGGTTTCCCCAGTATCTGTATTGTAATGTAGGAGACCAGTTAACCTGTGAGTGGGGACAAACCTCTTAACCACTGGAAAGCTATGAGACCTACAGACCCAGCCAAGAGACCATATAAGAGCATCAGATGCGTTCTGTAGCCAGGCAGCGAGGAATGTCCAGACAGCTGAGATTGTGTGCTGAGGGCTGTAGGGATGTGTCATCAATAATccacttccaaaaataaaaataactttggtCACTGAAACAGCTTGAGATTCTGATGACTTAGACTTAGCATTTTGCAGTCAAAATCTTGGAAGCTAATCTTTTCTCCCTTGGGATTCATATATAATGGTCTCCAAGCTCCATGCCAGATGAACCTTATGATGAAAAACTATTTTCATAGCCTGATGCACTCATTTAATAGTCTTACATCTACGGTGATATATAATGCCCTGTGAAGCGCTACTGAAAAGCAGTGAGTTATTTTATATGACCCATTTACCCTGTTCTGAGGCTACATCTGCAAAGGTCAAATTGAAGCCAAAGAGCTATTGCTGCTGTGTGTGAAACCTCTAACGAGGACATTTGTGTGAAGTGCTGCCAGTATAagcttgcctgctttttttttttccccctcctctaaCTGTTGCTGGAGATAATTGTAACATGCAGCTTTTTAACCAACTCTGGATACACTTGTTCACTACGATGCatttaagcaaataaaatcaTCCTTTATCACACAGTGATATGCATTTCACAACATGAAGTCAGCTTAATATACTAGCTCAGCAACTAACTGATGTCACAGAGGTGGTGTTTGTACACTCTGAAGTAAGGATCCATTTCACCACTGACCTAAGAACTATCTTTAGATAGCTTGTTTCTAGGATCACTGTCGTATGTTGAGAAATGAAATGTAACACAGGGGCCCATCCTGACACAGGACATCCATCAGTAACAGTTTGCCTTTGTGTCCTGCCCAGTGCGTTGGTTCTGAAAGCTGGAAAATACCTGAAATCTTGTCATCACGTTTCTCATGGCTGTGGCCTTTTCTTGTCAGGAACTAACCTATTATTTGGTATGTTCCTGTGGATCTTCAAATGGCAACAAATAGCTCTCTTGCCATACTGAAGGCATTCAGACAATGTAAGTCCAAATAACGGGTGAGTAATAATTAGAGTCAGGAACATTTTGGATATCAGCAGTTAATCTGCCATTGGTATTGCCCATGTACCCATGCTCCTATTTTGGTTTGCTTACTTAATTTTTCAAACTCTACTATCATTTTTAGATAACCTCCTCCTTTGGAAAAATTACTTAGGATGACAGTAACTCAGAAACAGTATTATAGAAGCCAGGAGCAATATAGACACAAAGAGAAATCAGTAAATGTCTCTCAAAATGCAGCTTAAAAATAAGTTATCATGAAATGTTGAAAAGTAAtaccggaaaaaaaaaataaattccacacaGCTCATTTTTGTTGTACTCTGAGCAGCAGCTCCATAGAGATCACTGTTTCCTAAACTTTTGATATATTAGATAGGaaacttctaagaaaaaaagttaagaagaGGCTGATCCTCCCATTTTCCTCTGCAGTCTGTGGGCCTGTACACATACTGTTCCCTGGGACCACTCATTTTAGGTAGGAGCAAACTCCGTTGCTGTGAGCAAAGCGCGCAGGCTCCTGTGGCAGCACATCCTTCGGGAATACCTGCActagatctttaaaaaaataacttgtatTGCAAATTTCAACCATACAGAAATAAATGCCACCAAGGAATCTTTTCAGACCAAATGTGTGATATTGCCTAGAGAACAGATTATACATAACAGGCGTTGCACCACAGGGCTTAAGGGGTCATGCAGTTTGCATGAATGTAATATATCTAAGGGAAGATGTTTACATGTTTCTTGGAAGCATGTAATTAACAGGAGAGCAGGAAATCAAACTACCTCCTGGAAAATCCCAACTGC
The nucleotide sequence above comes from Numenius arquata chromosome 4, bNumArq3.hap1.1, whole genome shotgun sequence. Encoded proteins:
- the LOC141463876 gene encoding myosin regulatory light chain 2, smooth muscle minor isoform isoform X3, coding for MSSKRAKTKTTKKRPQRATSNVFAMFDQSQIQEFKEAFNMIDQNRDGFIDKEDLHDMLASLGFIQEDYLRELLTTMGDRFTDEEVDELYREAPIDKKGNFNYIEFTRILKHGAKDKDD
- the LOC141463876 gene encoding myosin regulatory light chain 2, smooth muscle minor isoform isoform X1, with product MEYPFMIQMLGTACPVSDTKQEPTANMSSKRAKTKTTKKRPQRATSNVFAMFDQSQIQEFKEAFNMIDQNRDGFIDKEDLHDMLASLGKNPTDEYLDAMMNEAPGPINFTMFLTMFGEKLNGTDPEDVIRNAFACFDEEATGFIQEDYLRELLTTMGDRFTDEEVDELYREAPIDKKGNFNYIEFTRILKHGAKDKDD
- the LOC141463876 gene encoding myosin regulatory light chain 2, smooth muscle minor isoform isoform X2 translates to MSSKRAKTKTTKKRPQRATSNVFAMFDQSQIQEFKEAFNMIDQNRDGFIDKEDLHDMLASLGKNPTDEYLDAMMNEAPGPINFTMFLTMFGEKLNGTDPEDVIRNAFACFDEEATGFIQEDYLRELLTTMGDRFTDEEVDELYREAPIDKKGNFNYIEFTRILKHGAKDKDD